One Portunus trituberculatus isolate SZX2019 chromosome 43, ASM1759143v1, whole genome shotgun sequence DNA segment encodes these proteins:
- the LOC123518101 gene encoding serine proteinase stubble-like isoform X1, with amino-acid sequence MSQFSTNLFFALLVIFIVAFLETQCLDTTGSEERREQVKKMEEQTDQDVQNLKRNMTEQNEFTENLTRYNLRKKTNRGDAVGKRGEKKPGDNDDRLSDTVSKKKKEKKNQILKKNHRRISSLKNAMQSKKHAKVKKIKAKKVKGKPAKTKKRKFSRITEDEENRITRKNEPGKKKTGGSGNGGKANKQKGNKKTNSGEIKKNINTSESHPLFSFSNYLLAECGKKYKLVPGTSYLFTTDGGHLSRNCRSTFSSPSGTKIQFFCPVFNLHLKKCKKESLLLIENKHIKWPFCKSDVVNIETIGHRLQVHHKRSRLPRKKCPGAFLCEVTVHRKHGIITVKPPVIEKPPVSVTDPHPVPTDPHPVPTDPHPVPTDPHPVPTDPHPVPTVPDPSTTTATTKKTTSTSTTTTTTAPTTTSTTTTRTTTTTPPTSTVPVTTETPKSTTTSSTTTAPPMTTTMKTTTITTTTSPSTTSTTTTSPTTTTTTTTMLPPIPVHITKPPIDGKPPPTVQHRPYCPNCNRGDIVITRIVGGMPARLKEFPFQARVMVRNKILCSGTLISSDLVLSAAHCFSEGYTNTVVFLGDHDTTIDEHYSQVIDVRNVIVHEDFNTKTMDNDIALVELTRPAVITPYVIPACIATSRDNFQSSLCVVSGWGHKHYGGSTSNELMKVGVDLITNEECQLMYNEKGYTITDNMICTYTQNKDACQGDSGGPLVRQTSDGMWVLIGIVSFGYKCAHNLSPGVFTKVEVYKDWISRNIYHLNC; translated from the exons ATGTCACAATTTTCTACCAACCTGTTCTTTGCCTTGCTGGTGATCTTCATCGTGGCATTCCTGGAAACGCAGTGTCTGGACACCACCGGCAGCGAGGAAAGGCGAGAGCAAgtgaaaaagatggaggaacagACTGACCAGGATGTACAGAATCTTAAGAGAAACATGACCGAACAGAATGAATTCACGGAAAACCTCACAAGATATAATCtcaggaagaaaacaaatcgaGGTGACGCTGTGGGGAAGAGAGGTGAAAAGAAGCCAGGAGACAACGATGACAGACTGAGTGATACAgtcagcaagaagaagaaagagaagaagaaccaaatcttaaaaaaaaatcatagacgGATCAGTAGCTTGAAAAATGCTATGCAAAGCAAAAAACATGCgaaggttaaaaaaataaaggctaaaaaagtaaaaggcaaacctgcaaaaactaagaaaaggaaGTTTTCACGAATTActgaagacgaagaaaacaggataacaagaaagaacgaaccaggaaagaaaaaaacaggaggtagtgggaatggaggaaaggctAACAAGCAGAAAGGCAACAAGAAGACAAACTCGggcgagataaaaaaaaacattaatacctCCGAGAGTCATCCACTGTTCAGTTTTTCTA ATTATTTGTTAGCGGAATGTGGAAAAAAGTATAAGTTGGTTCCAGGAACGTCTTACCTGTTCACCACTGACGGGGGACATCTGTCTAGAAACTGTCGTTCAACGTTTTCG AGTCCCTCCGGTACCAAAATCCAGTTTTTCTGTCCTGTGTTCAATCTCCACCTAAAGAAATGCAAGAAGGAAAGTCTCTTGTTAATCGAGAATAAACATATCAA GTGGCCGTTCTGCAAGAGTGACGTAGTGAACATTGAGACGATCGGGCATCGTTTACAAGTCCACCACAAGAGGAGCAGGCTCCCAAGAAAGAAATGCCCAGGAGCTTTTCTTTGCGAAGTTACTGTTCACCGCAAACACG GAATTATCACCGTAAAGCCTCCAGTCATAGAGAAGCCTCCAGTCTCTGTCACCGACCCTCATCCAGTTCCCACCGACCCTCATCCAGTCCCCACCGACCCACATCCAGTCCCCACCGACCCTCATCCAGTTCCCACCGATCCACATCCAGTCCCCACCGTTCCAG ATCCGTcaactaccaccgccaccaccaaaaaGACGACAAGCACatcgaccaccaccacgactacggCTCCCACAACTACATcaacaacgacgacgaggaCTACGACAACGACGCCTCCCACAAGTACGGTGCCAGTGACGACTGAAACTCCTAAAAGTACCACCACATCATCAACCACGACAGCACCACCAATGACGACAACGATGAAGACTACAACAATAACCACTACGACCTCTCCATCAACAACGTCTACAACCACAACATCACCAACGACCactacaacgacgacgacgatgttGCCTCCAA TTCCCGTCCACATCACCAAACCACCCATCGATGGCAAGCCACCACCAACCGTGCAACATAGGCCCTACTGCC ctaaCTGCAATCGCGGTGACATCGTTATTACCAGAATCGTCGGTGGGATGCCCGCCAGGTTGAAGGAGTTTCCTTTCCAG GCCCGTGTCATGGTACGTAACAAAATTCTCTGCTCCGGAACTCTCATCTCTAGTGACTTGGTCCTGTCCGCTGCCCACTGCTTCTCCGAGGG ATATACTAATACGGTTGTGTTCCTTGGGGACCATGACACGACCATTGACGAGCACTACAGCCAAGTGATTGATGTCAGGAATGTTATCGTCCACGAAGACTTCAACACGAAAACCATG GACAACGATATTGCACTTGTGGAGTTGACGAGGCCTGCAGTGATCACCCCTTACGTCATTCCTGCCTGCATCGCCACCTCTCGGGACAACTTCCAATCAAGTCTCTGTGTCGTCTCTGGATGGGGCCACAAGCATTATG gtggtTCAACATCTAACGAGCTGATGAAGGTGGGAGTTGATCTCATCACCAACGAGGAGTGCCAGCTCATGTACAACGAAAAAGGGTACACCATTACCGACAACATGATTTGCACGTACACCCAAAACAAAGACGCCTGCCAG GGAGACAGCGGAGGTCCCCTCGTGAGGCAGACGAGTGATGGCATGTGGGTTTTGATTGGCATCGTGAGCTTCGGCTACAAGTGTGCCCATAACTTATCCCCGGGCGTCTTCACGAAAGTCGAAGTCTACAAAGACTGGATCTCCAGGAACATTTATCACTTGAATTGTTAA
- the LOC123518101 gene encoding uncharacterized protein LOC123518101 isoform X3, with protein sequence MSQFSTNLFFALLVIFIVAFLETQCLDTTGSEERREQVKKMEEQTDQDVQNLKRNMTEQNEFTENLTRYNLRKKTNRGDAVGKRGEKKPGDNDDRLSDTVSKKKKEKKNQILKKNHRRISSLKNAMQSKKHAKVKKIKAKKVKGKPAKTKKRKFSRITEDEENRITRKNEPGKKKTGGSGNGGKANKQKGNKKTNSGEIKKNINTSESHPLFSFSNYLLAECGKKYKLVPGTSYLFTTDGGHLSRNCRSTFSSPSGTKIQFFCPVFNLHLKKCKKESLLLIENKHIKWPFCKSDVVNIETIGHRLQVHHKRSRLPRKKCPGAFLCEVTVHRKHGIITVKPPVIEKPPVSVTDPHPVPTDPHPVPTDPHPVPTDPHPVPTDPHPVPTVPVPVHITKPPIDGKPPPTVQHRPYCPNCNRGDIVITRIVGGMPARLKEFPFQARVMVRNKILCSGTLISSDLVLSAAHCFSEGYTNTVVFLGDHDTTIDEHYSQVIDVRNVIVHEDFNTKTMDNDIALVELTRPAVITPYVIPACIATSRDNFQSSLCVVSGWGHKHYGGSTSNELMKVGVDLITNEECQLMYNEKGYTITDNMICTYTQNKDACQGDSGGPLVRQTSDGMWVLIGIVSFGYKCAHNLSPGVFTKVEVYKDWISRNIYHLNC encoded by the exons ATGTCACAATTTTCTACCAACCTGTTCTTTGCCTTGCTGGTGATCTTCATCGTGGCATTCCTGGAAACGCAGTGTCTGGACACCACCGGCAGCGAGGAAAGGCGAGAGCAAgtgaaaaagatggaggaacagACTGACCAGGATGTACAGAATCTTAAGAGAAACATGACCGAACAGAATGAATTCACGGAAAACCTCACAAGATATAATCtcaggaagaaaacaaatcgaGGTGACGCTGTGGGGAAGAGAGGTGAAAAGAAGCCAGGAGACAACGATGACAGACTGAGTGATACAgtcagcaagaagaagaaagagaagaagaaccaaatcttaaaaaaaaatcatagacgGATCAGTAGCTTGAAAAATGCTATGCAAAGCAAAAAACATGCgaaggttaaaaaaataaaggctaaaaaagtaaaaggcaaacctgcaaaaactaagaaaaggaaGTTTTCACGAATTActgaagacgaagaaaacaggataacaagaaagaacgaaccaggaaagaaaaaaacaggaggtagtgggaatggaggaaaggctAACAAGCAGAAAGGCAACAAGAAGACAAACTCGggcgagataaaaaaaaacattaatacctCCGAGAGTCATCCACTGTTCAGTTTTTCTA ATTATTTGTTAGCGGAATGTGGAAAAAAGTATAAGTTGGTTCCAGGAACGTCTTACCTGTTCACCACTGACGGGGGACATCTGTCTAGAAACTGTCGTTCAACGTTTTCG AGTCCCTCCGGTACCAAAATCCAGTTTTTCTGTCCTGTGTTCAATCTCCACCTAAAGAAATGCAAGAAGGAAAGTCTCTTGTTAATCGAGAATAAACATATCAA GTGGCCGTTCTGCAAGAGTGACGTAGTGAACATTGAGACGATCGGGCATCGTTTACAAGTCCACCACAAGAGGAGCAGGCTCCCAAGAAAGAAATGCCCAGGAGCTTTTCTTTGCGAAGTTACTGTTCACCGCAAACACG GAATTATCACCGTAAAGCCTCCAGTCATAGAGAAGCCTCCAGTCTCTGTCACCGACCCTCATCCAGTTCCCACCGACCCTCATCCAGTCCCCACCGACCCACATCCAGTCCCCACCGACCCTCATCCAGTTCCCACCGATCCACATCCAGTCCCCACCGTTCCAG TTCCCGTCCACATCACCAAACCACCCATCGATGGCAAGCCACCACCAACCGTGCAACATAGGCCCTACTGCC ctaaCTGCAATCGCGGTGACATCGTTATTACCAGAATCGTCGGTGGGATGCCCGCCAGGTTGAAGGAGTTTCCTTTCCAG GCCCGTGTCATGGTACGTAACAAAATTCTCTGCTCCGGAACTCTCATCTCTAGTGACTTGGTCCTGTCCGCTGCCCACTGCTTCTCCGAGGG ATATACTAATACGGTTGTGTTCCTTGGGGACCATGACACGACCATTGACGAGCACTACAGCCAAGTGATTGATGTCAGGAATGTTATCGTCCACGAAGACTTCAACACGAAAACCATG GACAACGATATTGCACTTGTGGAGTTGACGAGGCCTGCAGTGATCACCCCTTACGTCATTCCTGCCTGCATCGCCACCTCTCGGGACAACTTCCAATCAAGTCTCTGTGTCGTCTCTGGATGGGGCCACAAGCATTATG gtggtTCAACATCTAACGAGCTGATGAAGGTGGGAGTTGATCTCATCACCAACGAGGAGTGCCAGCTCATGTACAACGAAAAAGGGTACACCATTACCGACAACATGATTTGCACGTACACCCAAAACAAAGACGCCTGCCAG GGAGACAGCGGAGGTCCCCTCGTGAGGCAGACGAGTGATGGCATGTGGGTTTTGATTGGCATCGTGAGCTTCGGCTACAAGTGTGCCCATAACTTATCCCCGGGCGTCTTCACGAAAGTCGAAGTCTACAAAGACTGGATCTCCAGGAACATTTATCACTTGAATTGTTAA
- the LOC123518101 gene encoding uncharacterized protein LOC123518101 isoform X2 codes for MSQFSTNLFFALLVIFIVAFLETQCLDTTGSEERREQVKKMEEQTDQDVQNLKRNMTEQNEFTENLTRYNLRKKTNRGDAVGKRGEKKPGDNDDRLSDTVSKKKKEKKNQILKKNHRRISSLKNAMQSKKHAKVKKIKAKKVKGKPAKTKKRKFSRITEDEENRITRKNEPGKKKTGGSGNGGKANKQKGNKKTNSGEIKKNINTSESHPLFSFSNYLLAECGKKYKLVPGTSYLFTTDGGHLSRNCRSTFSSPSGTKIQFFCPVFNLHLKKCKKESLLLIENKHIKWPFCKSDVVNIETIGHRLQVHHKRSRLPRKKCPGAFLCEVTVHRKHGIITVKPPVIEKPPVSVTDPHPVPTDPHPVPTDPHPVPTDPHPVPTDPHPVPTVPDPSTTTATTKKTTSTSTTTTTTAPTTTSTTTTRTTTTTPPTIPVHITKPPIDGKPPPTVQHRPYCPNCNRGDIVITRIVGGMPARLKEFPFQARVMVRNKILCSGTLISSDLVLSAAHCFSEGYTNTVVFLGDHDTTIDEHYSQVIDVRNVIVHEDFNTKTMDNDIALVELTRPAVITPYVIPACIATSRDNFQSSLCVVSGWGHKHYGGSTSNELMKVGVDLITNEECQLMYNEKGYTITDNMICTYTQNKDACQGDSGGPLVRQTSDGMWVLIGIVSFGYKCAHNLSPGVFTKVEVYKDWISRNIYHLNC; via the exons ATGTCACAATTTTCTACCAACCTGTTCTTTGCCTTGCTGGTGATCTTCATCGTGGCATTCCTGGAAACGCAGTGTCTGGACACCACCGGCAGCGAGGAAAGGCGAGAGCAAgtgaaaaagatggaggaacagACTGACCAGGATGTACAGAATCTTAAGAGAAACATGACCGAACAGAATGAATTCACGGAAAACCTCACAAGATATAATCtcaggaagaaaacaaatcgaGGTGACGCTGTGGGGAAGAGAGGTGAAAAGAAGCCAGGAGACAACGATGACAGACTGAGTGATACAgtcagcaagaagaagaaagagaagaagaaccaaatcttaaaaaaaaatcatagacgGATCAGTAGCTTGAAAAATGCTATGCAAAGCAAAAAACATGCgaaggttaaaaaaataaaggctaaaaaagtaaaaggcaaacctgcaaaaactaagaaaaggaaGTTTTCACGAATTActgaagacgaagaaaacaggataacaagaaagaacgaaccaggaaagaaaaaaacaggaggtagtgggaatggaggaaaggctAACAAGCAGAAAGGCAACAAGAAGACAAACTCGggcgagataaaaaaaaacattaatacctCCGAGAGTCATCCACTGTTCAGTTTTTCTA ATTATTTGTTAGCGGAATGTGGAAAAAAGTATAAGTTGGTTCCAGGAACGTCTTACCTGTTCACCACTGACGGGGGACATCTGTCTAGAAACTGTCGTTCAACGTTTTCG AGTCCCTCCGGTACCAAAATCCAGTTTTTCTGTCCTGTGTTCAATCTCCACCTAAAGAAATGCAAGAAGGAAAGTCTCTTGTTAATCGAGAATAAACATATCAA GTGGCCGTTCTGCAAGAGTGACGTAGTGAACATTGAGACGATCGGGCATCGTTTACAAGTCCACCACAAGAGGAGCAGGCTCCCAAGAAAGAAATGCCCAGGAGCTTTTCTTTGCGAAGTTACTGTTCACCGCAAACACG GAATTATCACCGTAAAGCCTCCAGTCATAGAGAAGCCTCCAGTCTCTGTCACCGACCCTCATCCAGTTCCCACCGACCCTCATCCAGTCCCCACCGACCCACATCCAGTCCCCACCGACCCTCATCCAGTTCCCACCGATCCACATCCAGTCCCCACCGTTCCAG ATCCGTcaactaccaccgccaccaccaaaaaGACGACAAGCACatcgaccaccaccacgactacggCTCCCACAACTACATcaacaacgacgacgaggaCTACGACAACGACGCCTCCCACAA TTCCCGTCCACATCACCAAACCACCCATCGATGGCAAGCCACCACCAACCGTGCAACATAGGCCCTACTGCC ctaaCTGCAATCGCGGTGACATCGTTATTACCAGAATCGTCGGTGGGATGCCCGCCAGGTTGAAGGAGTTTCCTTTCCAG GCCCGTGTCATGGTACGTAACAAAATTCTCTGCTCCGGAACTCTCATCTCTAGTGACTTGGTCCTGTCCGCTGCCCACTGCTTCTCCGAGGG ATATACTAATACGGTTGTGTTCCTTGGGGACCATGACACGACCATTGACGAGCACTACAGCCAAGTGATTGATGTCAGGAATGTTATCGTCCACGAAGACTTCAACACGAAAACCATG GACAACGATATTGCACTTGTGGAGTTGACGAGGCCTGCAGTGATCACCCCTTACGTCATTCCTGCCTGCATCGCCACCTCTCGGGACAACTTCCAATCAAGTCTCTGTGTCGTCTCTGGATGGGGCCACAAGCATTATG gtggtTCAACATCTAACGAGCTGATGAAGGTGGGAGTTGATCTCATCACCAACGAGGAGTGCCAGCTCATGTACAACGAAAAAGGGTACACCATTACCGACAACATGATTTGCACGTACACCCAAAACAAAGACGCCTGCCAG GGAGACAGCGGAGGTCCCCTCGTGAGGCAGACGAGTGATGGCATGTGGGTTTTGATTGGCATCGTGAGCTTCGGCTACAAGTGTGCCCATAACTTATCCCCGGGCGTCTTCACGAAAGTCGAAGTCTACAAAGACTGGATCTCCAGGAACATTTATCACTTGAATTGTTAA